TTGGTTTCATTCAAATTATGGTGAATAAATTGAAGATcgacattttatttattcattcaattcattatgatagtgatttttaaataattttgctTATTATTTTGGAGTTGAAGTAGTTAGGATTGATCTTGTTGTAATTTGTGATTTATactccgcgaataggagtcccgtttttaaataattttgctTATTATTTTTGGAGTTGAAGTAGTTGGCCGGAGTCCcgttattattttgtgattattcaattaaatttgatattcatatttaaattatctatatctaaaataacacaataatACATCAATTAATACAGTAACTATGACAAGAAAATGCATCAACACTAAAGGGATTGAGGGAGTGCATTTCATTACGCCACTcaacaatatttattatattttctaaataggATTAACAGAAGGTTTGTTATTCGTAACATAttaaagaaatgtaataataaatcatAGAGATCATAGATCTTGTAATTGGTATATGTTCGGGCAATCGGGCATAACTTTGTTTACAATATCGAAATTTACATTTCGGGTGTGTAGATAAATAGTTTAGCTTATTATTTTGGAATTAAAGTAGTTAGGATCGATCTTGTTGTAATTTGTGATTTACTTTTTGTTTATGACAGTTATTGTCCGATGTCGCGTAAATATGgattacaaataaattatatataacattaaatattttaataaaataatacattgtatattattttttgtaagtTTCATCATCgccttatttaaatttttagttccAGTATTGTATACAAGTTTCAAATATCACGAAATTcgaatgataaaaaatagtagtaaccAAATTATACAATTGaggaaataaaacataaaaatgtttcaataCATTTCCAGAAAATTAGGAAAATttagtttgaaattaaaaggatTCTTTCATATAAATTCTGGTTGTAATTATTACATAAATCTATTAATCTTGTGAATATTGGATGGATACTGTTATTTTGGCTAAGATGTTTATATAaagattttcataatttaaattatctagatctaaaataacacaataatatattagttaatacaaaaaatataattatgacaAGAAAAGGCTCCATTAACTaacgggacagagggagtatattattttatacccGTCAAcaatatttatgttatattttcaaaataggGAAACTCATTTATGTTAATCTTATCTTAATTTAGGGACGCTTTCTTATGCGTcataaattgttgttattttagtGCCTCCGTTTCAACGATGTTAAAATTACTTTGTCTTATTTATGCCTCCAACCAAAGCTTCTCCGTCATCGGCTACTGCATCAACtcttataaataaacataataaagAACATAGACTTTCCcttaaagttgcataaaaaaaGTAGCAAAAGATAAATCAAAAGGAGCAACAATGAAACTCTAGCTACTCATAACAAACTCAATTATATCAAACGTAACCAAAGTCGTAGTAGTGatgaatgatgatgatgatgttatTGAGTTAAAGAAGGATTCTTGAATGGATTCTTCTTCTCCCTTCTCTTTCTCAGCTCATTCAATTTTCCCCCTTTTGCCTTTTTTCGTCTATGAGAGAATTTTAATAACGGCTTCCAAAAATTGCATAAGATTACCTAATTActgtatttttaaatgtttactcaattaatttaatttgaacttTAGGACATTATTCAATCTACAAGATATAAtctgttactccctccgtcccaaggaagatgaccccttccttgggcagcacgggattttatgcaactttattttgtgtgttaagtggagagagtaaagtaagaaagatggaataaagtagagataaagggatttccattttaagtaatgggacatcttaattgggacaaaccaaaaaggaaagtgaatcatcttcaatgggacggagggagtacaatttacaAACATTGGTAAGTTTTATGTCTCTTTGACATGTGATAGAATCTTAAATAGaattgtgtattttaatgtaatacattaatttgttataagacacattttttcctaattaattaattattaatcaattattgtATTAATTGGAATGATTGGACGTTTCCAAATTGGTCTTCAATTAGTCATAATAAATGTTGCCTAATTTAACTAGTCCTTAATTGGCATAACTAAAAGTTATTGCAGTAAGTAAAAGGAATATTTCATCCCTATTAATAATAAGGTAAAtgggtatatatataattatgattgCTATTAATTATGTCATTgattttactataattattttatagtgtAAGCATGATTAAATAGGCATTACCGATTGACTTAGGAATTATATATTTCCTATTAATGTGATAGGAGTCATACCAATACAAAGAAGCGTatctattaataattttaaatagccATTTTGATGGAAAGAGTATTAATGTTTGGTAATTATGGTTTGTCCACTctctgcctataaatacaagtgtggTGATCCCATCGAAACACACATTATAGAGAACACATAAAcaagggaaagagagagaaactaaTCCTTGGAACTAGAGTTGCCCCACTATACTGGAAAATGTTTTTCAAGGAAATCGTTTCCGCTATGGATCGCTAAGGTATATTTTGATACTATTGTGTTTATACTTTTACTTGAAATACAAGTTGTCAGGGCAATCGTTTCCGCTATGGATCGCCAAGGTATATTTTAATCCTATTGTGTTTATAGTtttacgtgaaatacatgttgTTCGAAGGTCTTgcttatttatattcaattatgttctatcttgaatatatgaatAACAAGTAATTTCCTAACAACATTTTCCCCGTAAGTTTTGTTATTCGTAACATATATAGCTAAAAAAATGAACttatattttaagattattaATCATAGATATCATGGTATATCAAATCATATCACGCCTGATGCACGGAATACTAATTGAAGGACTGTATTGATGATAACACTATTGACTCAATTTAAACATCAAGACTCAttccgtttttttttataattgtcaCCTAATATTTATAACTCACATTTTCCTTCTAAGTTCTGTTATTTGTAGAATAGTGTTAGATCTTGTAATTGGTATATGTTCAAGCATAACTTTGTCTACAATATGGAAATTTACATTTCAGGTGTGTAGGTTTCCACCCTTCTTTTCTAGCTCTGTGTTGCGCAGTCTTCGTTACATGTCAGTGATGGACGAGGATCGTACCAGCCTCAATACGGCGAGTACAAgtgataatttatttaaattcatgttCCGGTTGTTCATATTGTCAAGTATCCTAGGTATAACCATCATTCCACTTTTCTGGGAAAGCGAACCTCAATTCTACCTACACCAACTACATGTTCGAGAAGATTCTATTAACTTCTCAAACCCTAATAGTAATACCTCCATTTTGATGGACATCGAGTTCAAGAGGAGTATGGCCATTACCCCCCTTCGTTACAACGATGTCAACATTACTCTGTCTTGTGCCTCCCTTTATGAAAACTATACAGGCATCCTCCAAAATTTCTACGAAGCTGTCGGCTACTACGTCGTCCCTGGATTCGACACGGGCAAGAAGAAGACAGTCCATCGGGAGGCGGTGGTGGTGCCTCGTGGGCCGCTGTGGGAAGATGCGCTGCGGAAGATTGCGAACGGGTCAATGGTGCATGTGAAGGTGGATTTGAGCCCCAAGCATATGAAGACTTCCGCGGCCGCGGAAGCGATTTTGCATATTGATCGCTTCGGCATGGTGTCTAAGAAGCCGATACAACTCTATTCTGGTAAGACGAAAAGAGTGAAGGATCTTCTTTTAGGCTTTTTACTTGTGATAGCCGTaggatttttattaattaggaGTCTGTATTGTGGAcgttcaaaatcaaatatatatgattataGTTATAGctataattacaattatgattatgattataattataattatgtttatgattataattataacattataattatgattttgattatggatttaattatgGTAATGACTGTTATGTGATTTGGCTTATGATTTTGGAATTAAAGTAGTAGTTAGGATCGATCTTGTTGtaatttttgatttattaatttacgTGAATTTCAGAATagaattttttgattttagtttattacaGTTAATATTCGATGTCTCGTAAATAtggattttaaataaattagattacataaaattcagtattttaatgaaacaatatcattatatttaaaaataaaaaaatcatcattgccttatttaaatttttagttccGGTACAGTATACAAGTTTTGTATATCACGAAAGTcgaatgataaaaaatagtatccAAATTATACAATTGAGGAAGTAAGACATAAAAATGTTCAATacatttatagaaaattatgaaattttagtttgaaatttaaaggattctttcacataaattttgattgtaattattatataatctattttaaTCTTCTGAATATTGGATGAATGTTGTTATTTTTGCTAACAatgttttatataattttgatttccaTAATTTGTTCAATACAcaatatttatgttatattttcaaaataggAACACTCATTTAGCCTATAAATATcctttttcttcataatttgtcaccagaTTTTTACTCACATCCCCCTCCCTAAGTTTCGTTATTTGTAGCATAGTGTTAGTTATTCATATATGTTCGGGCATAACTTTGTCCAAATTTTAAGTCTCGTCATGGTGCCTGCGAACATTCTTGGTTGTGTGTTGCGCATTCTTCGTTGTAAGTCGGATCGTATCAGTCTCATCATGGTGCTTGCGAACATTACACTAACTACATATTCGAGAAGATTCCATTAACTCCTCAGAGGCTCAAACCCTAATACCTCCATTTTCATTAACCTCGAATTCAAGATACTTATAGCCATTTGGCTCCTCAccacaaccaaaaaaaaaataattgttaagGGCATTTTTAATAAGTACGctaatttgtatttctaaatatatacCACCAACGCTTCAAAAAACGTCATGTTggtgtcccaactaaaattaaaagatgtAATGGAAGCATAGGGACGCTTTCTTGTGCGTCCTAAATTGTAGTTAAGTTTTTTGTAGTGCTTCCATTTTAGCGATATCAAAATTACTTTGTCGTATTTAAGCCTCCAACCAAAGCTCATCGGCTACTGCATCAACCCTTATAAATAAACATGATAAAGAACATATATTTAGGTAATTTTTGGTTATATAATTCCAAAATAGGCTAGTGTGGAGATGCTACACATATGATCAAGATCAGAGCTAGTTCAAGAGCTCTTTGGTTAGGCCGTTAGTTTGTTGCTTGTAAACGGTTGTAACTAATTCGGTGTGACTCTCATACACCCGAGCTCGATTATAAGTGTGATAGATGTAGCTCATTAGGTTGTTGTTCAAGTTGTATACTCTCCACCATTTGTAAAGTTCGATCTATTGAATAAAGAAGATCCTCTTCCACTATTCTTTTTGTCATCTTCATTCTAACTCTCACGTACTCTCTGATATTCAACacagaaaattatgaaaatttagtTTGACATTTAAACGATTCtttcatataaattttgagTGTAATATGTTaccagtgttttaaaaaccggaccggacCGGCAGGTCCGACCGGTTCACCCGCGAACCGTTGCCTTGTCCTCTCCGATTCACACTATAAAACCGTTCGTCAATTGGACCGGATGAGCCGGGTGGTTCGACCGGAAACCGGAAATCGGTCCGACCGGTCAGAGTAAATTTTCCTCAGTTTTTCCTCCTTCCAGCAACTCCTTCACGGCTCTCACGACGCTGCCGGACTGCACCTCCTGCCGGCGTGTGCCCACTCCTCCTTCGTGGCTCCTACTATATTGCTCTGCTGCACTCTACTGCACCGCTTCCAGCGGCTTTGCAGTCCCACTCTGTTTCAAACTTTGGATAAGTTCTTTACATTTCAAAATCCTTACGTTTCTTGATTCAATCCGGATCACCTAATGCATTCCCTAATTTATCTCCTACTCCAATCCTCAcatacatattatattatagtgGAGTCCACTCTCATGCATGTGAGGAGTGGAATAGGAGATGAATTAGGGAACTCATTAGATGATCCGGATTGTGATTGATTTTGGAGAGTGGAGAGTACGAGTAATGGAGTAATTTGAATAGCCTTTATAGGCTTATTGCCTCTGCTATTGTGAATTAGAATAGGTTGCATTGGGTATTGCAAAAAGTTTTTTGGAATTTGAGCAAATGGATATGCGTGTGAATTGGAATATCaattaagtactactactagtttCACGCTTTAAggatacaaattaattaaattgtaatgAGGCTTAGCTAGAATAACAAAGTTAATGTAtctaaagatttttttaactaaatagAGTGTCTTGACCCTTAAGTTCATGAAATGTCTactataataatgtagattgccAAAATAATAGGGATATTACGCATATTAtagttttattagtaaaaatggACAATTTTAGAGATAAACTATCAAGTTTGGTGATTCGGGCTGTCTCGTAACTTCAAAAATTAGTCGAAAAAATTATACAGTTTGGATTTGTTAGTAATCATCACATGACAAAAATCTAGTTGTCCTAGTGTAATTTATTGTTGATGCTTGTAACTAATGACgttgtttttttaaagttgTCGTCATTGTTTAATTCAGCGCCAGCGATGCCCTTGTATGCCTTTTCAACTATTATATCAGATATAAATTTGCGAAAAGTTTTTGTTGTGAGATACTTGctataaatctaaattttataatttttacggtaatttttaaattgcaTAGTTGACTATAAATTAGTCAATTTTGTGAGTTTTCTTACTATGAatctttaataaaatatactccctctgtcccattagcaatgcaaagttttcatttttaggttgtcccactaaaaatgaaacgtttcctaaaatggaaacataactctctctatttttctttctctcttactttactctctcttcattaactcacaaaaaaacactgcataaaatttgGTGCcaaaaaccaaatgtttcatatttattggaacgaatgaattattttttttaaatgtatatatgttcatagcttcaaataattcattttctatataagGTGACATGATTGATGAACTAGTTTAGAGTATAGTAGATTAGGTAGCTTTGCACGCCAAATTTCCATTCCCATATTCACAAACTGACATTTACTTCTTTtgatgcaaaaataaaataaaatcaccagaaaccatcattatttattgtgtAATAGTAGTCCcctattcaaaaaaatttaacacaaTAATAGATATTCAATCACTGCTTCTTTTAGTAGCGTGTTGGAGTAGAGAGAATACAAATGTAACAATTCACAACGTCACAAACTTAGCTCTCTCAAAGGCAAGTTCTTTCAGTAGCTCCGGCGAATTCTCCGGTTCCGACAGCCATTGCAGCAGCATTCCGGTGgtatctctttctctctctctggtCAACATATCTCAGttccattttttcaaaactttcTTTGACTTACATAGCAAGTTTGTTCATAGTCTTATTTATACATTTCAATAGATAATTTTTGCCAAATTTTAATgacatacaaaaaaaattaaatgactgTATTATGCTGAAAAACATTGCAGGGGAGGGATTGGTGGAGTACTTGCTGTAAATCTAGATCCAAATTCATGTTAATTTCTGAAATTTAGTCTTACTTAGTGGATTTTTGTATTTAggtttttttgtcaaattatgGATGAATCTCTAGGTTGGGTGTCAATGTGGTATCGATTTCTATTGATTCAGCATCATGAAACTCTCaattttggaatttgattacataaatattttattttttgttattttttcaaaaataaaattagtgtgtcaattaattaaacaatcaATGCTGACGAGCTCCAACGGTTGTCTTAACAGATTTAGAATTCAAAGAAATTTATGGTGGAAtcgagaaaaataaaagaatggCCCAATTTCACCTCCAAATGTtatagaaaggaaaaaaaaaatgtgttttcttccattttcaagTATCCACACCACTGAGATAAGTGTTTTCATGAATGAAATGGAATCATGAATCATGTTCATCTTTTATCTAGGAAGATTCAAGTGCAgtatatctttttttatatgagtGAAAGGTGATCCTTTATTTGGTGcataaagatttgatttttatttcctaCTAAATTAGATTCCTTTGTACTAATATGCAGACTTGTGAAGAAGCTAAGGAGGCATTCTTCCGTGGTATTTCTGGGCGAACGAGATACAACAGAGACGCGTGCATAGGGGTGTATCCTTTGAGCTCTGCTAGTACAACAAAGAGGAAGAGACAAGAGACGCCAACTCCAAGTGTTGGAGGGCAAAGAAAAACACCAGGTACTTTGATAAAGATGTGCTATCATATAGGTGTATAAAACTTTTAATGGTTAATTGTTTGTttataagacaaaaaaaaaagttgtataAGCTCATGTTGATTCATTAGTATTTACTTCCATATATATGCAtgcttttaaaatttaatggaaaCTTGATGTTTGCTTTCTGTAGTGAGCAGAGATGAAGCTATGAATTATGAACAGGTTGGAATTGAGAGAATCAGTGAACCAGATTTTAAGAAGAGGAAAATACTTTCAAAGAATGGATCCTCAACCAGTAAGCAACAAGATGAAGGTATTGCTAccactataaataaatcagTAGAGATCAAAATGAGTTGATTGCTCTTCGTTTCCTTTTCTGGTCAACTTGTGATGGAAGATTTTTTGCTAATACTAAAATTGTTTTGCTTTCAGAGTTATGCAGCATGCTTGCAAATGATGTATTGGGAAATGGACAATTTCCTACGGACAATGAAAGATATACTCTTCCACTGAAGGTCAGATTTGAAGATGAGGTACCCAAACCGGTGGAGAAAACAGAGTATGAGATGGAGATGGACAACTTATTTAACGTTCTAGACTGTAGTTCGGCTTTGGGTAAAGCGCAACCCCTTGACTACCCCAAGGTTAGTCTATCTTGGGCATTACTTGCTGAAAATTGAATCTCTATTTTAAGTCAGTGAaataataacacaatttaACCATAATAGAGGGATCCATTTCAAGATTCAAAAATAGTTGTAGTGTAGAATTGAGTTCCTTCACTATTCTAGCACCTGACTTTATTAAGTTGATTGTGGCTGAGATATCTGAAAATTAATCTATATCGTACacatacttttattttgaatcATATAGAATATGGcttaacataattttcattGGGTTGCAGGATAacttagaaaatgaaaatcctCCTCGTGTTGAGTCTCTTCACGAGGaggattttcattttctaagtTATCCTGCAACCCatgaaaattatgttaagCCATACTCTATATgattcaaaataaaagtatgtGTACGATATAGATTAATTTTCAGATATCTCAGCCACAATCAACTTAATGAAGTCAGGTGTTAGAATAGTGAAGGAACTCAGTTCTACACTACAACTATTTTTGAATCTTGAAATGGATCCCTCTATTATGGTtaaattgtgttattattTCACTGACTTAAAATAGAGATCCAATTTTCAGCAAGTAATGCCAAGCATATGAAGACGAAGACGGCGGCGGATGCGATCTTCGAAATTGATCGCTTCGGCATGGTGTCTAAGAAGCCAATAGAATTCGATTTGACTAAAAGATggtactacctctgtccctgaaaatttgatacaatttaccatttcggtccgtccctgaaaatttgatacacttcacttttaccatttttggtagtggactccatattccactaactcattcctactcacattttattataaaactaatactttaaaagtaggacccacatcccaccaactttttcaactcactttccattatatttcttaaaacccgtgtcgggtcaaagtgtagcaaattttgggggacggaggtagtattttatatttctaggttttttaattttgatagtcgtagaatttttatttctgtGGAGTCTGGGCTGTTAACTTTCAGACTTAAgaatcatataattataattatggtagtgatttttaaataatttatgatttattaatttacgTGAATTTGAGAATggaatttattgatttttgtttattacaattattatCCGATGTCACGCAAATATGgatttcaaataaatcatatataaaattaaatattttaatgaaattatttttgaaaaaattccaTCGTtgccttatttaaatttttagttcaAGTACTGTATACTCCCTCGTCTcgttagaaatgaaacattttcctttttggattgtcacgttaaaaatgaaatgtttctaaaaatgtaaacaacactctctctacttttccttctcacttactttacgcTCTTTTCatttactcacaaaacaacactacataaaatctctcgccgaaaaccaaatattttatatttaatgggacggagggagtacaagttTCATATATCacgaaagataaaaaatagtaatcaaattatataattgaggaaacaaaagataaaaatgtttcaataCATTTCcagaaaattatgaaaacttagtttgaaatttaaagGATTGCAATTATTACATAATCTTGTGAATATTGGATTAATACTATACTCATATGGTtaagattatttaattaaatttgatattcataatttaaattatctatatctaaaataacacaataatattaattatgacAAGATCAACactaatgggacggaggaggaagtactatatgACATTATGCTAGTCAACAAAATTTAGTAATGCAATATTTCTAAATAGGATTAACACTCATTTCGCCTATACACCCTTTTTTTCATAACTTGTACCCTGATTTTTACTAACATTTTCCCCATAAGTTTTGTTATTCGTAACATATATAgctaaaaaaattgtaattttattttaattaagattatTAATCATAGATATcatgttatattaaatcacGTCACGCTTGTCGCTGGATGCACGCGAATACTAATTGAGCTATCTATGACCTTAATAACTAAATCTATGGCACTAATGGCGCTATTTAAACATTAAGCCTCATCCCCCCTATATaaatttactttacttttttcataaTTGTCACCTGATATTTTGTTATGTGTAGCATAGTGTTAGATatacaataacaaaatttacatTTAGGGTGTGTAGGTTTCCACCCTTGTTTTCACTGTATTGCGCAGTCTTCGTTGCAAGTTACTGATTGGCGAGGACCGTATGAGCCTCATTATGTTGAGTACAAGGgctttaaatattttcatctTCGTGCAATTGCTAggcatatttttatgtatccTACTTCCAATCATCATAATAATTTTCTGGATAAACGAACCTCAATATTACATACACCAACTACACGTTCGAGAAGATTCTAGTAACTCCTCAAACCCTAATAGTAATACCTCCATTTTCATGGACC
The nucleotide sequence above comes from Salvia hispanica cultivar TCC Black 2014 chromosome 5, UniMelb_Shisp_WGS_1.0, whole genome shotgun sequence. Encoded proteins:
- the LOC125188191 gene encoding uncharacterized protein LOC125188191, with the protein product MDFEFKRSIAFTPLRYNDVDIILSCGSIYENVGDSFRYFYEAVGYSVVPGFDTGKKKSVHPEAVVVPRGPPWEDALRKIADGSPVYVRVELIPKHMKTAAGARLRIDRSGKVSKEPVKLDSGILQNFYEAVGYYVVPGFDTGKKKTVHREAVVVPRGPLWEDALRKIANGSMVHVKVDLSPKHMKTSAAAEAILHIDRFGMVSKKPIQLYSVACWSRENTNVTIHNVTNLALSKASSFSSSGEFSGSDSHCSSIPVTCEEAKEAFFRGISGRTRYNRDACIGVYPLSSASTTKRKRQETPTPSVGGQRKTPVSRDEAMNYEQVGIERISEPDFKKRKILSKNGSSTSKQQDEELCSMLANDVLGNGQFPTDNERYTLPLKVRFEDEVPKPVEKTEYEMEMDNLFNVLDCSSALGKAQPLDYPKQVMPSI